In the Arachis ipaensis cultivar K30076 chromosome B10, Araip1.1, whole genome shotgun sequence genome, one interval contains:
- the LOC107622870 gene encoding probable NOT transcription complex subunit VIP2: MNLQRVIQSLMCHNVITQSSPLLYMRARLPFKVFGGNIVLHILQHAQRRSTIICFKLNELHNRGWYYHKDNRFWFIRVSNMEPLVRTNTYERGSYHCFDPNTFETVHKDNFVLHYEMLEKRPPLPQHRVGIRTFIVEFQL; the protein is encoded by the exons ATGAACCTGCAAAGGGTGATCCAGAGTTTAATGTGCCACAATGTTATTACGCAAAGCAGCCCCCTGCTTTACATGCGAG CAAGGTTACCTTTCAAAGTTTTCGGTGGAAACATTGTTTTACATATTCTACAG CATGCCCAAAGACGAAGCACAATTATATGCTTCAAATTAAATGAGCT GCACAATAGAGGATGGTATTATCACAAAGACAATCGTTTCTGGTTTATAAGAGTTTCCAACATGGAGCCGCTTGTTAGAACGAACACATACGAGAGAGGATCTTATCACTGTTTCGATCCAAACACATTTGAAACTGTTCACAAG GATAACTTTGTTTTACATTATGAAATGTTGGAAAAGAGACCGCCTCTACCACAGCATCGAGTAGGAATCAGAACCTTTATTGTAGAGTTTCAACTGTAA